In Actinomycetes bacterium, one genomic interval encodes:
- a CDS encoding pirin family protein produces MSGTTYDIRRSGERFATRISWLDSRHSFSFGQHYDPANTHHGVLLVSNDDVVAPGTGFETHPHRDMEIVTWVLEGALVHQDSMGHSGIIHPGLAQRMSAGTGILHSEKNDAWRLAGSEAGGRSEPVHFVQMWVLPDEARIQPSYEQVEITDELERGGLVPVASGDWRHESAIRIKQKDATLFAARLAPGESVRLPAAPWVHLYVARGAVDLEGAGRLDVGDAVRLTAADGQRVSASDVPAEILVWEMHATL; encoded by the coding sequence ATGAGCGGCACGACGTACGACATCAGGCGCAGCGGGGAGCGGTTCGCCACCCGGATCAGCTGGCTGGACAGCAGGCACTCCTTCTCCTTCGGCCAGCACTACGACCCGGCGAACACCCACCACGGCGTGCTCCTCGTGAGCAACGACGATGTCGTGGCGCCGGGGACCGGGTTCGAGACCCACCCGCACCGCGACATGGAGATCGTGACCTGGGTGCTCGAGGGGGCGCTCGTCCACCAGGACTCGATGGGCCACAGCGGCATCATCCATCCCGGCCTGGCGCAACGGATGAGCGCCGGCACCGGGATCCTGCACTCGGAGAAGAACGACGCCTGGCGCCTCGCGGGGTCGGAGGCCGGCGGGCGTAGCGAGCCGGTCCACTTCGTCCAGATGTGGGTACTCCCGGACGAGGCCCGCATCCAGCCGAGCTACGAGCAGGTGGAGATCACCGACGAGCTGGAGCGCGGGGGGCTGGTCCCGGTGGCCAGCGGCGACTGGCGACACGAGTCGGCGATCCGCATCAAGCAGAAGGACGCGACGCTCTTCGCGGCCCGCCTAGCGCCGGGGGAGTCGGTGCGCCTGCCGGCGGCGCCCTGGGTGCACCTGTACGTCGCCCGCGGTGCGGTCGACCTCGAGGGCGCCGGCCGCCTCGACGTCGGAGACGCCGTACGGCTGACCGCCGCCGACGGCCAGCGGGTCAGCGCGTCGGACGTACCCGCCGAGATCCTCGTGTGGGAGATGCACGCCACCCTCTGA